The nucleotide sequence CAGAAGGCACAACAGTCGCCAGCAGGTGAAGGACATGCGCTGCAATTTCTAAAGCTTGCTCGCGTTTGACATCGCCTAAATTTTCCTGCAATTGCCTTATATTTAAGCTTGCATATCTATAGAATACACCTGAGCTAAATTCAGTAGTATCCAAATGTGCTGAACCAGTTTCACCAGTATCTTTATTGAGGTCATCCACAGCGGTAAACCAGTCAATATCGCCATCAACAGTATGCGTAGTAATTGCGTGGGCGACAGCAAGAGAGGCATCGACAATGGTCATAATACCGGATGTTGCCATTCTACCCGATAGTGCAATATCCTGTCCATTTTGCAATGTCTTACGAAATATTGATAGTTTAGTCTTATCTTCAATTAGCTTTTTTTTATCAGTTGCATTTTTCCAGGCTTTTTCAAATTCTTTATTGTCTGGATTTTCCTTTTGTAACTGTTGATATAGTTGACAATATGATTCTACTTCAGAGACAACCCATGCGGCTACCGCACCAGACTGTGTATCCACTTTAATTTCTGACTCTCCTGAAATCAATGAAATTACAGATTTGACTATATTTTCGGGATATTTATCATGCAAAATTTTCACATATTTTTCAGTCAATTGACCTAATTGTCGAGTTCGATCACTGGGCTGACTAATATTTTTCTTGTAATAATCCGATTGT is from Methanosarcinales archaeon and encodes:
- the cas7e gene encoding type I-E CRISPR-associated protein Cas7/Cse4/CasC, coding for MDEKNYINYHILISHSPSNLNRDDMNMQKTAVFGGTKRTRISSQSLKRAIRQSDYYKKNISQPSDRTRQLGQLTEKYVKILHDKYPENIVKSVISLISGESEIKVDTQSGAVAAWVVSEVESYCQLYQQLQKENPDNKEFEKAWKNATDKKKLIEDKTKLSIFRKTLQNGQDIALSGRMATSGIMTIVDASLAVAHAITTHTVDGDIDWFTAVDDLNKDTGETGSAHLDTTEFSSGVFYRYASLNIRQLQENLGDVKREQALEIAAHVLHLLATVVPSAKQNSFAAFNLADFAFVSFSDQPISLANAFENPVKAATDGLMTPSINAFVNYHKAICKAYGLKDDKQACFSTKKCEIKKNVTNKGNDFSALKEWLKSNGN